In the genome of Desulfovibrio desulfuricans, one region contains:
- a CDS encoding ABC transporter permease — translation MKRWRFLLGLACSSAWNRRGTLCLVVFSIALSTTLLLGMERVRTQVRENFMQSVSGTDLIVGARGSELQLLLYAVFHMGKASNNMGWDSAQRIAQRKDVAWTIPVSLGDSHKGFAVVATTTDFFTRYQYRRHASLQFAAGRPFEGIFDVVLGAEVTAREHYKPGNRIVLSHGDGNSLLAQHADKPFTVCGILAHTGTPVDRGLYISLAAMEAIHIDWQGGAPVPGFHVRPDQVTKFNLTPKNVTAVLVGLKSRSRVFAAQREINADQQEALMGVMPGVALDQLWTLLRSGENALRVLSWLVTAAGLAGLVATILAGLGERRRELAVLRAAGASPWDIVALLSLESLLLVLAGALTGAAFMAALLLVFSPMLASVYGLSLALTCPTAAEWQLLAGILAAGFLAGLIPAWRAYRISLADGLNAST, via the coding sequence ATGAAGCGTTGGCGTTTTTTGCTGGGTCTGGCGTGCTCAAGCGCCTGGAACCGCAGAGGCACGCTGTGCCTTGTGGTGTTTTCCATCGCGCTTTCCACCACCCTGCTGTTGGGCATGGAGCGCGTCCGCACCCAGGTGCGTGAAAATTTCATGCAGTCCGTTTCCGGCACTGACCTGATTGTCGGCGCGCGCGGCAGCGAGCTGCAGCTGCTGCTCTATGCCGTTTTCCACATGGGCAAGGCGTCGAACAACATGGGCTGGGACAGCGCCCAACGCATTGCCCAGCGCAAGGACGTGGCCTGGACGATCCCCGTATCGCTGGGCGATTCGCACAAGGGCTTTGCCGTGGTGGCCACCACCACTGATTTTTTTACGCGCTACCAGTACCGCCGCCACGCATCCCTGCAGTTTGCCGCGGGCAGGCCCTTTGAGGGCATCTTTGACGTGGTGCTGGGGGCGGAGGTCACAGCAAGGGAGCACTACAAGCCCGGCAACCGCATTGTGCTCAGTCACGGCGACGGCAATTCCCTGCTTGCGCAGCACGCGGACAAGCCCTTTACGGTCTGCGGCATACTGGCGCACACCGGCACGCCCGTAGACCGGGGGCTGTACATCAGCCTTGCCGCCATGGAGGCCATACACATCGACTGGCAGGGCGGCGCGCCTGTACCGGGTTTTCATGTCCGCCCGGATCAGGTAACCAAGTTCAACCTTACCCCCAAGAACGTCACCGCTGTGCTGGTCGGGTTAAAAAGCCGTTCCCGCGTCTTTGCCGCGCAGCGTGAAATCAACGCGGACCAGCAGGAGGCCCTGATGGGCGTAATGCCCGGCGTTGCCCTTGATCAGCTGTGGACCCTGCTGCGCTCTGGCGAAAACGCTCTGAGGGTTCTATCATGGCTGGTCACAGCGGCTGGCCTGGCCGGGCTGGTGGCGACCATTCTTGCCGGGCTGGGCGAACGACGGCGCGAGCTGGCTGTCTTGCGGGCGGCCGGGGCCAGCCCATGGGATATTGTCGCCCTGCTCTCGCTGGAGAGCCTGCTGCTGGTGCTGGCGGGCGCATTGACCGGGGCAGCCTTTATGGCAGCCTTGCTGCTGGTATTCAGCCCGATGCTGGCGTCCGTCTACGGGCTCAGCCTTGCGCTTACCTGCCCCACCGCTGCGGAGTGGCAGCTGCTGGCGGGCATACTTGCCGCCGGCTTTCTGGCCGGGCTCATACCCGCATGGCGCGCTTACCGCATAAGTCTGGCCGACGGGCTTAATGCTTCTACGTAA
- a CDS encoding ABC transporter ATP-binding protein yields MPKAASPDADGAGQAIELENVVYSWPGQEQPILRIPSFCLGQGETLFLSGPSGGGKSTLISLVAGILQPASGSVSVNGVRVDRLPGSKRDAFRGDAMGLIFQQFNLIPHLCMLDNVLLPCRFSSTRAARAAARDGSPEKSAQRLLQRLGLGPDMWGNPVGRLSVGQQQRVAAARSLVGAPPLIMADEPTSALDADRRADFMHLLLRECADAGSSLLFVSHDTALADAFARRASMAQINMPCHEE; encoded by the coding sequence ATGCCGAAAGCGGCGTCGCCAGACGCGGACGGCGCTGGGCAGGCAATCGAGCTCGAAAACGTCGTCTATTCCTGGCCCGGCCAAGAACAGCCCATTTTGCGTATCCCCAGTTTCTGTCTTGGGCAGGGAGAAACGCTCTTTCTCTCCGGCCCCAGCGGCGGGGGCAAAAGCACGCTGATCAGCCTGGTTGCGGGCATTTTGCAGCCTGCCTCGGGAAGCGTAAGCGTAAACGGCGTGCGCGTGGACCGTTTACCCGGATCAAAGCGCGACGCCTTTCGCGGCGACGCCATGGGCCTGATCTTTCAGCAGTTCAACCTTATCCCGCACCTTTGCATGCTGGACAACGTGCTGCTGCCCTGCCGATTTTCGTCCACACGGGCCGCGCGGGCGGCAGCACGCGACGGCAGCCCGGAAAAATCCGCGCAACGCCTGCTGCAGCGTCTTGGTCTGGGCCCGGACATGTGGGGCAACCCTGTGGGCCGCCTTTCTGTAGGACAACAGCAGAGGGTTGCCGCCGCCCGCTCGCTGGTGGGCGCACCGCCCCTGATCATGGCCGACGAGCCCACCTCTGCCCTTGACGCTGACCGCCGGGCGGACTTTATGCATCTGCTGCTGCGCGAATGCGCCGACGCCGGGTCGAGCCTGCTTTTTGTCAGCCACGACACGGCACTTGCGGATGCCTTTGCACGGCGCGCGAGCATGGCGCAAATCAACATGCCCTGCCATGAGGAGTAG
- a CDS encoding DUF2796 domain-containing protein has product MKNALVLAACAVLFTAAPAFAHGAHEHGVARLNVAVDGSTVDIDLESPLANPLSFEHAPSTPEQRQAVQDMAVNLHRAENIFVFPAAAQCRLKSVTLESEALPADLLQAVASPQPQTSAAKGAQPAAATGDGHGQHDGHEQSAEHADLDASFAFECAHPEALHGMDVRLFAQWPALHELRVQLVTPAGQHAAELTGQAHQLSW; this is encoded by the coding sequence ATGAAAAACGCACTTGTCCTGGCGGCCTGCGCCGTTCTGTTTACAGCCGCCCCCGCCTTTGCCCATGGCGCGCACGAGCACGGCGTGGCCCGGCTCAACGTGGCGGTTGACGGTTCCACTGTGGATATTGACCTTGAAAGCCCGCTCGCCAACCCGCTGTCTTTTGAGCACGCCCCGTCCACCCCTGAACAGCGTCAGGCCGTGCAGGACATGGCTGTGAACCTTCACCGGGCGGAGAATATTTTTGTTTTCCCCGCCGCTGCCCAGTGCAGGCTTAAAAGCGTAACGCTCGAATCCGAGGCCCTGCCCGCCGACCTGTTGCAGGCAGTTGCAAGCCCGCAGCCGCAAACCTCAGCCGCAAAGGGTGCGCAACCAGCCGCCGCAACGGGAGACGGACACGGCCAGCACGACGGGCACGAGCAAAGCGCTGAGCACGCTGATCTGGACGCCTCGTTTGCCTTTGAGTGCGCTCACCCAGAGGCGCTGCACGGCATGGACGTGCGCCTTTTTGCCCAGTGGCCCGCCCTGCACGAACTGCGCGTGCAGCTTGTGACGCCCGCTGGACAGCACGCCGCCGAGCTGACCGGTCAGGCTCACCAGCTCTCATGGTAG
- a CDS encoding MFS transporter, translating into MPSPTASSAKVAKGNAFSEPPQTLFSRDFVLLFCMTMSCNSFVAVFYCFEQWLEGLSVSPNWRGILLSSMFTMVLIFRQVASVTLLRRGKLLPMAASIVVSSGVMLAYPFVGGPHVIGLILLLRVVQGIALAIFSCCTVAVLVSCIPRGQSARGFAFFSLTLLLPYSIIPALGEQILPLLGGEPHLFAVTALLGIPSLLMLIPLAPRLRTPEMPHETEGGLSGRELWHAVSHSGLFFVYMSCMTFSIMTVLAIFFMKGLCSITGAHPAWFFTTYTLTIIFVRLLGSNRLDTLPRHKITILCSALLVCCMLGLAWGPLWAFIPLTLLYGLGLGLLYPLLAAMVYDRSTNSTRSINSNVMMATFDSSGMFAPIIGGLVMYEGFGYRGVFAATAVSIALCGLCMLADMLRVARWKRLGVHQGQHQA; encoded by the coding sequence ATGCCGTCGCCAACCGCGTCGTCTGCCAAGGTCGCAAAAGGCAATGCCTTTTCTGAACCGCCGCAGACGCTTTTTAGCCGTGATTTTGTTCTGCTGTTTTGCATGACCATGTCGTGCAACAGCTTTGTGGCCGTTTTTTACTGCTTTGAACAATGGCTCGAAGGTCTTTCCGTCAGCCCCAACTGGCGCGGAATCCTGCTCTCGTCCATGTTTACCATGGTTCTGATTTTCAGACAGGTGGCAAGCGTGACGCTGCTGCGGCGGGGCAAGCTGTTGCCCATGGCCGCATCCATTGTTGTTTCAAGCGGCGTCATGCTGGCCTACCCCTTTGTGGGCGGCCCCCATGTCATCGGGCTTATCCTGCTGCTGCGCGTGGTGCAGGGCATCGCGCTGGCGATTTTTTCGTGCTGCACGGTGGCCGTGCTGGTAAGCTGCATACCCAGGGGTCAGAGCGCACGGGGGTTTGCGTTTTTTTCGCTTACCCTGCTGCTGCCCTACTCCATTATTCCCGCTCTGGGCGAGCAGATACTGCCCCTGCTGGGCGGCGAGCCGCACCTGTTTGCCGTCACGGCCCTGCTGGGCATTCCCTCGCTGCTCATGCTCATACCGCTGGCCCCCCGCCTGCGTACCCCCGAAATGCCGCACGAGACCGAGGGCGGCCTGTCCGGACGCGAGCTGTGGCATGCGGTCAGCCATTCCGGTCTGTTCTTTGTGTACATGAGCTGCATGACCTTCAGCATCATGACCGTACTGGCTATCTTTTTTATGAAGGGCCTCTGCTCCATCACCGGCGCGCACCCCGCCTGGTTTTTCACCACCTATACGCTCACCATCATATTTGTGCGCCTGCTGGGCAGCAACAGGCTTGATACCCTGCCGCGCCACAAGATCACCATACTGTGCAGCGCACTGCTTGTGTGCTGCATGCTGGGGCTGGCCTGGGGTCCGCTGTGGGCTTTTATTCCCCTGACCCTGCTGTACGGGCTGGGCCTGGGGCTGCTCTACCCCCTGCTGGCGGCCATGGTTTACGACCGCTCCACCAACAGCACCCGCTCCATCAATTCCAACGTCATGATGGCCACCTTTGACTCAAGCGGCATGTTTGCCCCGATCATCGGAGGGCTTGTCATGTACGAGGGCTTTGGCTACCGCGGAGTTTTTGCCGCCACGGCGGTTTCCATAGCTCTTTGCGGGCTTTGCATGCTGGCCGACATGTTGCGCGTCGCCCGCTGGAAACGCCTGGGCGTGCACCAGGGGCAGCATCAGGCATAG
- a CDS encoding PEP/pyruvate-binding domain-containing protein yields the protein MASLLKKLFGIAPRVSREAAMETFNKRYASFKDLLQANADLAGVMAGLDATLRGDRHMETSEVRKQARRAIVHCERMASTLSEMSGQCDISLGSAVHSIASRIEHELDQLARGDVPQYTLPLSEVDASMAYSVGGKNANLGELRNMLSMPVPRGFAITIRAGSFFLLRTPGLFKSLFSLLKCIDPEKPSLIADISQQVENLVLAAPIPAEVERALSAEWDAAFGKDADVVVALRSSAIAEDGVQSFAGQYRSILGVTRQELLPAFKKVVASLFSPRALAYRAEHGYDLDATGMGLCCVEMVRAKAAGVAFSRHPVDLRSNATVINGLWGLGEMVVDGSGTPDQWLVSRATKKITMATIAHKTMRLRLVRAKSGLVDNRLEPVPDALRDVPCLSDDQVRKLAEMVMELERHYQYPQDMEWAVDEDDQIVLLQTRPMGLDNASEEHSAPALRHLRPLISGGDVAARGVGCGPVVHVGESEDMTHFPEGAVMLLAHSSPNAMAAMRRASAIIAETGSLTGHMASICREFGVPTIMNLPGATSILADGQVVTVDALSGRVFDGEVQELLPLRLVRPQTKASSPALVLLRRIAPYILPLHLVDPRAETFTPRHCTSLHDIMRYVHELSYTQMFQISDRVTDHCAGVASKLACTVPLDLYVIDLGGGLRNPESRQVTPGDVLSAPLKCVLDGMLNPAVQARGPRPVNMRGFLSVMGQTAIGGNQEGCSRFGQRSYAIVSDRYLNFSSRVGYHYAILDCWCGETLSKNYIRFEFAGGAAANAQRVRRVHCIGLILKELGFTVEITGDRLRARYQKYPRHELCARLDQLGRLLIMTRQMDMLMVDDAAVQAYATKFLNGEYH from the coding sequence ATGGCATCACTGCTCAAAAAACTGTTTGGCATTGCCCCGCGCGTCAGCCGCGAAGCGGCGATGGAAACCTTTAACAAACGTTATGCCTCATTCAAGGATCTGCTGCAGGCCAATGCGGATCTTGCCGGAGTAATGGCCGGGCTGGACGCCACCCTGCGCGGCGACAGGCACATGGAAACCAGCGAAGTGCGCAAGCAGGCCCGCAGGGCCATCGTTCACTGCGAGCGCATGGCCTCCACCTTGAGCGAAATGTCAGGTCAGTGCGACATATCGCTTGGCAGCGCCGTACATTCCATTGCCTCGCGTATCGAGCACGAGCTCGATCAGCTTGCCCGCGGCGACGTGCCGCAGTATACCCTGCCGCTTTCAGAGGTCGACGCCAGCATGGCCTACAGCGTCGGCGGCAAAAACGCCAACCTGGGCGAGCTGCGCAATATGCTGTCCATGCCTGTGCCGCGCGGCTTTGCCATCACCATCCGGGCAGGCAGCTTCTTTTTGCTGCGCACGCCGGGGTTGTTCAAAAGCCTCTTCTCGCTGCTCAAATGCATTGACCCCGAAAAGCCCTCGCTTATTGCCGACATCTCGCAGCAGGTAGAAAATCTGGTGCTGGCGGCCCCCATCCCCGCAGAGGTAGAGCGGGCCCTGTCCGCAGAGTGGGACGCAGCCTTTGGCAAAGATGCGGACGTGGTGGTGGCCCTGCGCTCGAGCGCCATTGCCGAAGACGGGGTGCAGTCTTTTGCGGGCCAGTACCGCAGCATCCTGGGCGTCACCCGTCAGGAGCTGCTGCCCGCCTTTAAAAAGGTCGTTGCCAGTCTGTTTTCGCCACGCGCGCTGGCCTACCGCGCCGAACACGGATATGACCTGGACGCCACGGGCATGGGCCTGTGCTGCGTTGAGATGGTCCGGGCCAAGGCGGCAGGCGTGGCCTTTTCGCGCCACCCCGTTGATCTGCGCTCCAACGCCACGGTCATCAACGGTTTGTGGGGTCTGGGCGAAATGGTGGTGGACGGATCGGGCACTCCCGACCAGTGGCTTGTCTCGCGCGCCACAAAAAAAATCACCATGGCCACCATTGCCCACAAAACCATGCGCCTGCGCCTTGTGCGCGCCAAGAGCGGCCTTGTGGACAACCGGCTTGAGCCTGTGCCCGACGCCCTGCGCGACGTGCCCTGCCTCAGCGACGACCAGGTGCGCAAACTGGCCGAAATGGTCATGGAGCTCGAACGGCACTATCAGTACCCGCAGGATATGGAATGGGCCGTGGACGAGGACGACCAGATCGTGCTGCTGCAGACCCGCCCCATGGGGCTGGACAATGCCTCTGAAGAGCATTCCGCCCCGGCGCTGCGCCATCTGCGGCCCCTGATCTCAGGCGGCGATGTGGCCGCGCGAGGCGTGGGCTGCGGCCCCGTTGTGCATGTGGGCGAGAGTGAAGACATGACGCACTTTCCCGAGGGCGCTGTCATGCTGCTGGCCCACTCGTCGCCCAACGCCATGGCGGCCATGCGCAGGGCCTCGGCCATCATAGCTGAAACAGGCAGCCTCACAGGACACATGGCGTCTATCTGCCGCGAATTCGGCGTGCCCACCATCATGAATCTGCCGGGCGCAACCAGCATTCTGGCCGACGGGCAGGTGGTTACCGTGGATGCGCTGTCGGGCAGGGTTTTTGACGGCGAGGTACAGGAGTTGCTGCCCCTGCGCCTGGTACGGCCCCAGACCAAAGCCAGCAGCCCGGCGCTGGTGCTTTTGCGCCGCATAGCGCCCTACATTTTGCCGCTGCACCTTGTGGATCCGCGCGCCGAAACGTTTACCCCCCGCCACTGCACCTCGCTGCACGACATCATGCGCTATGTGCACGAGCTGAGCTACACGCAGATGTTCCAGATATCCGACCGGGTGACAGACCACTGCGCAGGGGTTGCCAGCAAACTGGCGTGCACCGTACCGCTCGATCTTTATGTCATCGACCTCGGCGGCGGACTGCGCAACCCCGAGTCGCGTCAGGTTACGCCCGGCGACGTGTTGAGCGCGCCGCTCAAGTGCGTGCTCGACGGCATGCTCAACCCCGCCGTGCAGGCCCGTGGGCCAAGGCCGGTAAACATGCGCGGGTTCCTTTCCGTAATGGGGCAAACAGCCATCGGCGGCAACCAGGAGGGCTGCTCGCGTTTTGGTCAGCGCAGCTATGCCATTGTCTCCGACCGCTACCTCAATTTCTCGTCCCGTGTGGGCTACCACTACGCCATCCTTGACTGCTGGTGCGGCGAGACCCTGAGCAAAAACTACATACGCTTTGAATTTGCCGGGGGCGCGGCGGCAAACGCCCAGCGCGTACGGCGCGTGCACTGCATCGGGCTTATCCTCAAGGAGCTGGGCTTTACCGTGGAGATAACGGGTGATAGACTGCGGGCACGTTACCAAAAATATCCAAGGCATGAGCTGTGCGCGCGCCTGGATCAATTGGGACGACTCCTGATAATGACCCGCCAGATGGATATGCTTATGGTGGACGACGCCGCTGTACAGGCCTACGCCACCAAATTTCTTAATGGCGAATATCATTAG
- a CDS encoding sigma 54-interacting transcriptional regulator, with translation MRLYRTLPQGNSLEFAAFFMNRSLASRMLMLGLPLLALVLLIIFAVTGSNIESILDRAIARNAQLQSQAMCLALEKILEETRNELLILAAGSMNQEDMLNRLRYRARAEGVRYREVAFESPVPESRYLLINTGNEVVNVPMQQALASASSPFHTGSGDMRLGYVSLAQPLETTYPMVPVNGGTRSITLQVLRFTTPVYDDAGRFIGHLMLSLDLRELRDIISEYSAPEAPIATTTPTDRIHTLFFDRYGWMLFQSEIPDANLLQKSLGTDVVRAGFTGDFGRPGFATAFRPAPDYVNYWDMVSDVHEGRSGQLPLYQQQTLWSNNQMRVERVSYAPITFRPMAEGDREVLGGLAVLDTSFTSTRTGLQLMGIYSSAFAGGLLLLGLSLWWLARQTGRSLNAVTEELERRNSIGDNTSLDLPQLPRELERLKLGINSLLERLHHSSELRRLRAAEDDALAQREPAPDLPHPEDLPTNGLIGTSPAMLALCDNVRKASQVLADVLVVGETGTGKELVSEAIHRLSARGAGPFITINCGALDENLLMDTLFGHVKGAFTEARAPRKGAFLTAQGGTLMLDEVGNAAPKVQQALLRALSTRRIRPLGSDEDVPFDTRIIAATNASLIDDSQKGSFREDLYYRLAVITINTPPLRDRKSDIPSLTVYFLSEALAAKARLKAEAGATAAAVPPTLPQISKGAMSKLMEYDWPGNVRELKNTLTRALTFCEGGILFAEDIQLGHAVQSQNEAPQSETPSAAGQESRNLQDAPCDQGFCSAAPAEDAANPDGLTGNLAAPEQPLAEARSLPGQSQDAPRQSGASAQPDESLNGHAAAEKLNRRIMNAWPAIAAAGSVSRQEYQMLAGKDISMRTAQYDLQLLVQQGLVRKEGRGPAQRYVVIGKGR, from the coding sequence ATGCGTTTATACAGAACACTTCCCCAGGGCAACTCGCTGGAATTCGCTGCGTTCTTTATGAACCGCAGCCTGGCAAGCCGCATGCTCATGCTTGGCCTGCCGCTTCTGGCGCTGGTATTGCTGATTATTTTTGCCGTCACCGGCAGCAATATCGAGTCCATTCTCGATCGTGCAATTGCACGCAATGCGCAACTCCAATCACAAGCCATGTGCCTTGCGCTTGAGAAAATCCTGGAAGAAACGCGCAACGAGCTGCTGATACTCGCGGCTGGTTCCATGAACCAGGAAGACATGCTCAACCGGCTCAGATACAGGGCACGGGCGGAGGGCGTACGTTATCGAGAAGTCGCCTTTGAAAGCCCCGTGCCGGAAAGCCGCTACCTGCTGATCAACACAGGCAATGAAGTGGTCAACGTGCCCATGCAGCAGGCGCTGGCCAGCGCATCCAGCCCATTCCACACCGGCTCGGGCGACATGCGTCTGGGCTATGTAAGCCTGGCGCAGCCGCTGGAAACGACGTACCCCATGGTTCCCGTCAACGGCGGCACGCGCAGCATCACCCTGCAGGTGCTGCGCTTCACCACGCCCGTATATGATGATGCAGGCCGCTTTATTGGCCACCTGATGCTGTCGCTCGATCTGAGGGAGCTGCGCGACATCATTTCAGAATACTCCGCCCCCGAGGCCCCCATTGCCACCACGACCCCAACCGACCGCATACACACGCTGTTTTTTGACCGCTACGGCTGGATGCTCTTTCAGTCCGAAATACCCGATGCAAACCTGCTGCAAAAAAGCCTGGGCACCGACGTCGTGCGGGCCGGGTTTACTGGCGACTTTGGCAGACCCGGCTTTGCCACGGCGTTTCGCCCGGCTCCGGACTACGTAAATTACTGGGATATGGTGTCGGACGTGCACGAGGGCCGCTCAGGGCAGCTGCCCCTCTACCAGCAGCAGACGTTGTGGAGCAACAACCAGATGCGTGTTGAGCGCGTAAGCTACGCGCCCATCACCTTCCGGCCCATGGCCGAGGGCGATCGGGAGGTATTGGGCGGTCTGGCGGTGCTGGACACCAGCTTTACCAGCACGCGCACGGGCTTGCAGCTTATGGGCATATATTCCAGCGCATTTGCGGGCGGTTTGTTGTTGCTTGGTCTGAGCCTGTGGTGGCTTGCGCGCCAGACAGGGCGCTCGCTCAACGCCGTTACGGAAGAGCTGGAACGCCGCAACTCCATAGGGGACAATACCAGTCTTGACCTGCCGCAACTGCCTCGCGAGCTGGAGCGCCTCAAGCTCGGCATCAATTCCCTGCTGGAGCGGTTGCACCATTCCTCCGAGTTGCGGCGCCTGCGGGCAGCGGAGGACGACGCCCTTGCGCAACGTGAACCCGCGCCAGACCTGCCCCACCCTGAAGATCTGCCCACCAACGGGCTTATCGGCACGTCGCCAGCCATGCTTGCCCTGTGCGACAACGTGCGCAAAGCCTCGCAGGTGCTGGCCGACGTGCTGGTCGTGGGCGAAACCGGCACAGGCAAGGAACTGGTGTCGGAGGCCATACACCGGCTCAGCGCCAGGGGCGCCGGGCCGTTCATCACCATCAATTGCGGCGCGCTGGACGAAAACCTGCTCATGGATACGCTTTTTGGCCATGTTAAGGGCGCGTTTACCGAGGCCCGAGCACCGCGCAAGGGGGCCTTTCTCACCGCGCAGGGCGGCACGCTTATGCTGGACGAGGTGGGCAATGCGGCCCCCAAGGTGCAGCAGGCCCTGCTGCGGGCGCTTTCCACCCGCCGCATCCGGCCTCTTGGCAGCGATGAAGACGTTCCGTTTGATACGCGCATCATCGCCGCCACCAACGCCTCGCTGATCGATGATTCGCAAAAAGGCTCGTTCCGCGAAGACCTGTATTACCGGCTGGCGGTTATCACCATCAATACCCCGCCGTTGCGCGACCGCAAGTCGGACATCCCTTCACTTACCGTATATTTTCTGTCAGAAGCGCTCGCGGCCAAAGCACGGCTGAAGGCGGAGGCAGGAGCCACCGCCGCCGCTGTTCCCCCGACCTTGCCCCAGATCAGCAAAGGGGCCATGTCCAAACTGATGGAATACGACTGGCCCGGCAACGTACGCGAGCTCAAGAACACCCTTACGCGGGCGCTGACGTTTTGCGAAGGCGGCATTCTTTTTGCAGAAGATATACAGCTGGGTCACGCAGTTCAAAGTCAGAACGAGGCTCCGCAAAGCGAAACGCCCTCTGCTGCAGGGCAGGAATCGCGCAATTTGCAGGATGCCCCGTGCGATCAGGGGTTCTGCTCCGCCGCCCCCGCCGAAGATGCCGCCAACCCCGACGGGCTGACGGGCAATCTTGCAGCGCCGGAGCAACCGCTGGCGGAGGCCCGGAGCCTGCCGGGGCAAAGCCAAGACGCCCCGCGGCAATCCGGCGCGTCCGCGCAGCCGGACGAATCGCTGAACGGGCATGCAGCGGCGGAAAAGCTCAACCGGCGCATCATGAACGCATGGCCAGCCATTGCCGCCGCAGGCAGTGTTAGCCGTCAGGAATACCAGATGCTGGCGGGCAAGGATATTTCCATGCGTACCGCCCAGTACGACCTGCAGCTACTGGTGCAGCAGGGGCTTGTACGCAAGGAGGGACGAGGCCCGGCGCAACGCTACGTGGTCATTGGCAAGGGGCGCTAG
- a CDS encoding DVU0150 family protein: MKKMQRLWTWLVGCALMIAALPCVALAAGGKAANVVVVADTRKLDGILYWWAEMYNESHFFFAILTMAIIPVTGCILGWLADIVMTHMGIDLRHREISEK, from the coding sequence ATGAAAAAGATGCAGAGGCTCTGGACATGGCTTGTCGGGTGCGCGCTAATGATTGCGGCCTTGCCATGTGTTGCGCTTGCAGCGGGCGGCAAGGCAGCCAACGTGGTTGTTGTGGCCGATACGCGCAAGCTTGACGGCATATTGTATTGGTGGGCTGAGATGTATAATGAAAGTCATTTCTTTTTTGCCATTCTGACCATGGCCATCATTCCGGTTACAGGCTGCATATTGGGTTGGCTGGCAGATATCGTCATGACGCACATGGGCATCGACCTCAGGCACCGCGAAATCTCCGAGAAGTAG
- a CDS encoding sulfite exporter TauE/SafE family protein, producing MDWMYLLMPISGVYIFWPGLVILGLGVGIIGGFFGMGGAWMVTPGLNILGFPMAFAIGTDVAQMAGKSLISTMRHGKFGNVDYGLGLTMLVGTIVGVEIGAQMVMWLERLGSVDKVVRWLYVVLLVLLAWLVFHDIAARRRKEREAKAQHRELDSTATGVDWATRLHAIKIPPVVHFTHANITCSAWLPIIVSFFTGWLAGILGIGGGLIRMPALVYLVGCPTHLAVGTDLFEVAISGLYGAASYAYKGRVELLAALVMLCGAAVGAQIGVVATKYVKGYGIRFVFGLAVVGCLISVLCKLLQAEFPAWGWLLGPAATVDVLGFVTAISLYITVKMVQGAKAEIAAKKNQPAAN from the coding sequence ATGGACTGGATGTATCTTTTGATGCCCATCTCCGGCGTTTACATTTTCTGGCCGGGCCTTGTCATTCTCGGCTTGGGCGTGGGCATTATCGGTGGTTTTTTTGGTATGGGCGGCGCTTGGATGGTCACCCCCGGTCTGAACATCCTCGGTTTCCCCATGGCCTTTGCCATTGGCACCGACGTGGCGCAGATGGCGGGTAAATCGCTTATCTCCACCATGCGGCATGGCAAGTTTGGCAACGTGGACTACGGCTTGGGCCTGACCATGCTGGTCGGCACCATCGTGGGCGTGGAAATTGGCGCGCAGATGGTTATGTGGCTTGAACGCCTCGGCTCGGTCGACAAGGTCGTGCGCTGGCTGTACGTTGTTCTGCTCGTGTTGCTGGCCTGGCTTGTATTTCACGACATCGCCGCGCGCCGCAGAAAGGAACGTGAAGCCAAGGCGCAGCACCGTGAGCTTGACAGCACGGCCACCGGCGTTGACTGGGCCACCCGCCTGCACGCCATCAAGATCCCGCCTGTCGTCCATTTTACGCATGCCAACATCACCTGCTCCGCGTGGCTGCCCATCATCGTCAGCTTCTTCACCGGCTGGCTGGCTGGCATCCTCGGCATCGGCGGCGGTCTTATCCGCATGCCCGCCCTGGTGTATCTTGTGGGCTGCCCCACCCATCTGGCGGTGGGTACGGACCTCTTTGAAGTCGCCATCTCCGGCCTCTACGGCGCGGCTTCGTACGCATACAAGGGCCGCGTGGAACTGCTTGCCGCCCTCGTCATGCTGTGCGGCGCAGCCGTCGGCGCGCAGATCGGCGTTGTGGCCACCAAGTATGTAAAGGGTTACGGTATCCGCTTTGTGTTCGGTCTGGCCGTTGTGGGCTGTCTTATTTCGGTTCTGTGCAAGCTGCTCCAAGCTGAATTCCCGGCATGGGGCTGGCTGCTCGGACCGGCTGCTACCGTTGACGTGCTCGGTTTTGTGACGGCTATCTCCCTTTACATAACCGTCAAGATGGTGCAGGGCGCCAAGGCGGAAATTGCCGCCAAGAAGAACCAGCCCGCGGCCAACTAA